In Paenibacillus sp. FSL M7-0420, a single genomic region encodes these proteins:
- a CDS encoding CPBP family intramembrane glutamic endopeptidase produces MSSLSSRQHYKLLLQILLGLTPFLILGLILIGIFRWGEIMPFMVSLFVPDEFSYLSVTLLGLIVGTTIVLISIGLIIKTNTELPPSQGAEMINKLLKTPSGIAVSSLGGSFFEEFFFRGVLIGLFIGYSPIIDGVVILISSFLFWIIHVPQYKGIYVAYAIVFINGLVCALLFYYTGSLIPAILVHAIYNLGIGIYFIKRSY; encoded by the coding sequence ATGAGTTCGTTAAGTTCGAGACAGCATTATAAGCTATTGCTGCAAATCTTGCTGGGATTAACACCATTTTTAATATTGGGTCTGATCCTTATTGGGATTTTTAGGTGGGGAGAGATCATGCCCTTTATGGTTTCGCTGTTTGTCCCGGATGAGTTCTCTTATCTTTCAGTCACCTTACTGGGCTTGATCGTCGGTACGACTATAGTATTAATTAGCATAGGTCTCATCATAAAAACAAACACAGAGCTTCCTCCATCGCAAGGTGCGGAAATGATCAATAAATTATTGAAGACTCCAAGCGGTATTGCCGTTAGTTCACTGGGGGGAAGCTTTTTTGAAGAGTTTTTCTTCAGGGGTGTATTAATAGGGTTGTTTATTGGTTATAGCCCGATCATCGACGGAGTCGTCATTCTTATAAGCTCCTTTCTATTCTGGATCATACACGTACCGCAATATAAAGGCATTTATGTAGCCTACGCTATCGTATTTATTAATGGGCTGGTCTGTGCTTTATTGTTTTATTATACAGGTTCCTTGATTCCTGCCATCCTTGTACATGCGATTTACAATCTTGGAATAGGGATTTATTTTATAAAAAGAAGCTATTAG
- a CDS encoding class I SAM-dependent methyltransferase, with protein sequence MNRDELFSHVQKFSEDQYSNEHRLNARIQLYQYCEHKRDWHEWVFEHLGLTEGLKIAEIGCGTGVLWEKNMSKLPSKSEIVLTDASRGMVVTAKGSINDPLNRFHYEVVDAEKMPWPDHSFEVLIANHLLYHFQDHRKIFSEINRVLVPNGTAYASTVSANNYRELLQLILKFDGRLSFFNEAVKNFNLENGQDILGKYFKVTAQYVLQNDIVIHSAAPLILYVASYFSEDQLHILTDRFNELCDYLQGTLERSGALRITNRNVLFQYQRVSTG encoded by the coding sequence ATGAACAGGGATGAATTATTTTCTCATGTCCAAAAATTTTCTGAAGACCAATACTCCAATGAACACCGCTTGAATGCAAGAATACAGTTGTATCAGTATTGTGAACATAAGAGGGATTGGCATGAATGGGTATTTGAGCATTTGGGACTTACCGAGGGTCTGAAGATTGCAGAAATCGGTTGTGGGACCGGTGTGTTGTGGGAAAAAAACATGAGTAAATTACCATCCAAATCGGAAATTGTCTTGACTGATGCTTCAAGAGGAATGGTAGTGACGGCAAAAGGGAGTATCAATGATCCCCTAAATCGGTTTCACTATGAAGTCGTTGATGCTGAGAAGATGCCTTGGCCGGATCATTCATTTGAGGTTTTGATTGCGAACCACCTGCTGTACCATTTTCAGGACCACAGGAAGATTTTCTCTGAAATCAACCGCGTATTGGTTCCTAATGGAACGGCGTACGCCTCAACTGTAAGCGCGAACAATTATAGAGAACTATTGCAGCTCATACTGAAGTTTGACGGCAGACTGTCTTTTTTTAATGAAGCCGTTAAGAACTTCAACCTGGAGAATGGCCAGGATATCCTCGGCAAATATTTTAAGGTAACAGCCCAATACGTATTGCAAAATGATATTGTCATACATTCGGCTGCGCCGCTCATTTTATATGTGGCCTCCTATTTTAGCGAAGACCAATTACATATTCTGACCGACAGGTTCAATGAACTCTGCGATTATTTACAAGGGACTCTTGAACGTTCGGGAGCACTGCGTATCACCAATCGAAATGTTTTATTTCAATATCAAAGAGTTTCAACAGGATAG
- a CDS encoding DUF6843 domain-containing protein: MKKLLLLFVPLVLLLASCNSNKSKLNTYLIPNNYVGWVQIIYNQEGFNAIKQDHGRNIFTIPESGVLKTSTPDVEYGISFEEFYYYDEQNKQQKLDVDQMIHGHTIGDGESVSSSGTIEGPTVQSFFVGTEAELKNTPNPDYPVETL; this comes from the coding sequence ATGAAAAAGTTACTATTACTATTCGTTCCTTTGGTGCTGCTCCTTGCATCCTGCAACTCTAATAAAAGCAAACTAAATACATATCTTATTCCAAATAATTATGTGGGCTGGGTACAGATTATTTATAATCAAGAGGGGTTTAACGCTATCAAACAGGATCATGGGAGAAACATTTTTACCATTCCTGAATCTGGAGTATTAAAAACATCCACTCCAGATGTTGAATATGGGATATCTTTCGAAGAATTTTATTACTATGATGAACAAAATAAGCAGCAAAAATTAGATGTCGATCAAATGATCCATGGTCATACTATAGGCGACGGCGAGTCGGTTAGTAGTTCCGGTACAATCGAGGGACCTACGGTGCAGAGCTTTTTCGTAGGAACAGAAGCTGAGCTTAAAAACACTCCTAATCCTGACTATCCTGTTGAAACTCTTTGA
- a CDS encoding YheC/YheD family endospore coat-associated protein: MPEPVLGILTLYMNDAKQLEEKSVYRRMIIEGSRIGLDVFVFTPADVHVSKDLINAMVYDVKSGVWSRKWRSFPNMIYDRCRIQRSQRFQQLLRFRARYDHLTFLNRPLRNKWTVHQTFSQRSRFRTHMPETLLYQSSADLHRMLKVSPVVYVKPINGTGGRGILRIERQREGKSLFDIQGRRQSRQIIAPRKVSLNRLETIVRQWCISGKFLVQQGIPLRLPSGRFHDYRMLVQKNGQGDWEFTGMAGRVGAARSVTSNLHGGGHAMKAETLLKQWLGSEDRADKAMRAAEKLGIEAAAYLEDSFGALCELALDLAIDREGRIYVLEVNPKPAREVFARSGDNSTYRKALVRPLEYAMWVYKNKNTPSSSKVVEE, from the coding sequence GTGCCAGAGCCCGTCCTAGGCATCCTCACCCTGTATATGAACGACGCCAAGCAGCTCGAAGAGAAAAGTGTATACCGGAGGATGATTATCGAAGGCAGCCGGATTGGATTGGATGTCTTTGTGTTCACCCCGGCAGATGTACATGTCAGCAAGGACCTGATCAATGCCATGGTCTATGATGTCAAAAGCGGAGTATGGTCGCGCAAATGGCGCTCCTTCCCGAATATGATCTATGACCGCTGCCGGATTCAGCGCAGCCAGCGCTTCCAGCAGCTGCTGCGCTTCCGTGCGCGGTACGACCATCTGACCTTCCTGAACCGTCCGCTGCGCAATAAATGGACGGTGCATCAGACCTTCTCCCAGCGGAGCCGCTTCCGGACCCATATGCCGGAGACGCTGCTCTACCAGTCCTCTGCCGATCTGCACCGGATGCTGAAAGTAAGCCCCGTCGTCTACGTCAAGCCGATTAACGGCACCGGGGGGCGCGGCATCCTGCGGATCGAACGCCAGCGTGAAGGCAAGTCCCTCTTCGATATCCAGGGACGCCGCCAGAGCCGCCAGATCATCGCCCCGCGCAAGGTGTCGCTGAACCGGCTGGAGACCATCGTCCGCCAGTGGTGCATCAGCGGTAAATTCCTCGTGCAGCAGGGCATCCCGCTGCGGTTGCCCAGCGGCCGGTTCCACGATTACCGGATGCTGGTGCAGAAGAACGGCCAGGGCGACTGGGAGTTCACCGGCATGGCCGGCCGGGTGGGCGCCGCCCGCAGCGTCACCTCGAACCTTCATGGCGGCGGGCATGCCATGAAGGCCGAGACGCTGCTGAAGCAGTGGCTCGGCAGCGAAGATCGGGCCGACAAGGCCATGCGCGCTGCCGAGAAGCTGGGGATCGAGGCAGCCGCCTATCTTGAAGACAGCTTCGGCGCCCTCTGCGAGCTGGCCCTGGATCTCGCCATCGACCGCGAGGGCCGGATCTACGTGCTGGAAGTCAACCCTAAGCCCGCCCGCGAGGTCTTCGCCCGCTCCGGCGACAACAGCACCTACCGCAAAGCGCTGGTCCGCCCGCTGGAGTACGCGATGTGGGTGTATAAGAATAAGAACACGCCTAGTTCTTCTAAGGTGGTTGAGGAGTAG
- a CDS encoding N-acetyltransferase, translating into MQISSLYDSNPVQWESRRNGLLEFLREYGEQRITLRGCRRLARLTTDQLALPGVSLLVATVRGQNGRQLAGVSFVSGFGKEACVVAVHPLYRNRHTGTALLAAQLERLGQLECQVACDNAASLKMCFNIGLSAVDLVTGPTGKPTLLLRSPRSEVDPAILPQGGELLCQSPS; encoded by the coding sequence ATGCAGATATCCTCACTCTACGACAGCAATCCCGTACAGTGGGAATCCAGGCGAAACGGATTGCTTGAGTTCCTGAGGGAGTATGGGGAGCAGCGGATTACACTTCGCGGATGCAGGAGGCTGGCCCGGCTGACAACGGATCAGCTCGCCCTGCCGGGGGTCTCCCTGCTCGTTGCCACGGTGCGGGGTCAGAACGGCCGCCAGCTCGCAGGCGTCAGCTTCGTGTCCGGCTTCGGCAAGGAGGCCTGTGTAGTCGCCGTCCATCCCCTGTACCGGAACAGGCATACGGGCACAGCCCTGCTTGCTGCACAGCTGGAGCGCCTCGGGCAGCTGGAATGCCAAGTCGCCTGCGACAATGCAGCCAGCCTCAAGATGTGCTTCAACATCGGCCTTTCCGCTGTTGATCTGGTCACCGGACCTACAGGCAAGCCCACCCTGCTCTTGCGTTCCCCGAGGAGCGAAGTTGATCCCGCCATTCTCCCGCAAGGAGGTGAACTCCTGTGCCAGAGCCCGTCCTAG
- a CDS encoding YheC/YheD family endospore coat-associated protein, protein MNSRIPDPSKPVIAILTTSDRLKQFRGNRNNFRDIIRTGREMGYMVYVITVRDLKLNEQTVTGYVPSASGRLWYAIPVPLPQVIYNRIPNREEEEKAPVARKIAECLEHPEISLYNPSFFNKWNLFEWLKESKATSRHVPKTRRLRSAATLTAMLKNHESLYLKPEKGKAGKGIMRLGYRPDTLLPYRLQIQSGKKNTTYKAASVERLWARIGREKGSARYIVQQAIVLAGHRGRPFDLRVLLQKNGRGAWAVTGIGARLAGARSITTHVPRGGSIEDPSSMLEGTFGPEQAEVILKNVSTTALLVARQIERASSSMLGEMSMDLGVDEEGGVWFFEANSRPMKFDEPAIRKLSLERIFQYGNHLSRQSK, encoded by the coding sequence GTGAACAGCCGGATACCCGATCCCAGCAAGCCCGTAATCGCCATTCTGACCACCAGTGACCGGCTTAAGCAGTTCCGCGGTAACCGCAATAACTTTCGCGACATTATCCGTACCGGCAGAGAAATGGGCTATATGGTCTATGTCATCACGGTCCGTGACCTGAAGCTGAATGAACAGACCGTGACCGGCTACGTGCCCTCCGCCAGCGGAAGGCTCTGGTATGCCATTCCTGTTCCGCTGCCGCAGGTCATCTATAACCGGATTCCCAACCGCGAGGAGGAGGAGAAGGCACCGGTCGCGCGCAAAATTGCCGAGTGTCTGGAGCATCCCGAAATCTCACTGTACAATCCGAGCTTCTTCAATAAATGGAATCTCTTCGAGTGGCTCAAGGAATCCAAAGCAACCTCGAGGCATGTGCCCAAAACCCGGCGCCTGCGCAGCGCAGCGACCCTTACCGCGATGCTGAAGAATCACGAGAGCCTCTATCTCAAGCCGGAGAAGGGCAAGGCGGGCAAAGGCATCATGCGGCTGGGATACCGGCCGGACACTCTCCTTCCCTACCGGCTGCAGATTCAGAGCGGCAAAAAAAACACCACCTACAAAGCCGCGTCTGTCGAACGGCTATGGGCCCGGATCGGCCGGGAAAAAGGGTCCGCCCGCTATATTGTCCAGCAAGCCATCGTGCTTGCCGGACACCGCGGCCGCCCCTTCGATCTGCGGGTGCTGCTGCAGAAGAACGGCCGGGGCGCCTGGGCGGTAACCGGCATCGGCGCCCGGCTGGCCGGGGCCCGCAGCATCACCACCCATGTGCCGCGCGGCGGCAGCATTGAAGACCCCTCCAGCATGCTGGAGGGAACCTTCGGGCCCGAGCAGGCAGAGGTTATCCTGAAGAATGTCTCTACCACGGCGCTGCTGGTGGCCCGGCAGATTGAGCGGGCTTCATCCAGCATGCTGGGCGAGATGTCGATGGACCTCGGGGTCGATGAAGAAGGCGGAGTATGGTTTTTTGAAGCCAATTCCCGCCCGATGAAATTCGACGAGCCGGCCATCCGCAAGCTGTCGCTCGAACGCATTTTCCAATACGGCAATCATCTGTCCCGACAATCCAAATAA
- a CDS encoding YheC/YheD family endospore coat-associated protein, protein MGLTFCNVHFTKQPDRVVYVSGELMRSLKLSGKKNIRLRLGKDAIPATIKPIKRAGKHLFLASGVKSAIKVPKSGGIYLRNLQNDEVQLGPLVGVLSDGPSSAAQPFGSRTGFIKQLLREGSNKCYIFAFMPRDIDWQQEQVNGYFLTATGRFERKLVPLPDVVYNRLPSRRAETSPYINQLRERFGRKKIPYFNWSFFNKSDVYRLLENDGAANRFVPETHSNPSSEQMRDMLDRHHFVYYKPSAGSLGHGIYRLTYLPKKGYFARYRRNGKNVLLRFTSFDSLMRMLRGRHGQSMQNYVVQQGIRLIEIDNCPIDFRFHMHKNGSNQWVVVGIGAKKAGRGSVTTHLKNGGALLTPQQALGRVFGARSDEVLQRAKTTAVKLAESLEIQHRHLLGEIGFDLGIDQDEDIWMFEANAKPGRSIFRHPSLRAEGKASIEHILEHCLYLSKFRRRDDL, encoded by the coding sequence ATGGGTCTCACTTTTTGCAATGTACATTTCACCAAGCAGCCTGATCGAGTAGTATATGTCTCGGGTGAACTGATGAGAAGCCTGAAATTATCCGGCAAGAAAAATATCCGCCTGCGCCTCGGAAAAGATGCCATTCCGGCCACGATCAAACCGATCAAGCGTGCCGGCAAGCACCTCTTCCTGGCCTCGGGCGTCAAAAGCGCCATCAAGGTCCCGAAGTCCGGCGGCATCTACCTGCGCAATCTGCAGAATGACGAGGTGCAGCTCGGACCGCTGGTCGGTGTGCTCTCAGACGGACCCTCTTCTGCTGCGCAGCCCTTCGGCTCCCGCACCGGCTTCATCAAGCAGCTGCTGCGCGAAGGCAGCAACAAATGCTACATTTTCGCCTTCATGCCGCGCGATATCGACTGGCAGCAGGAACAGGTCAACGGATATTTCCTGACGGCAACCGGCCGCTTCGAGCGCAAGCTGGTGCCCCTGCCGGATGTAGTCTATAACCGCCTGCCCAGCCGCAGAGCTGAGACCTCCCCTTACATCAACCAGCTGCGCGAGCGCTTCGGACGCAAGAAGATTCCGTACTTCAACTGGAGCTTCTTCAACAAATCGGATGTCTACCGGCTGCTGGAGAATGACGGGGCAGCGAACCGCTTCGTGCCTGAAACGCACAGTAACCCCAGCTCCGAACAAATGCGGGATATGCTCGACCGTCACCACTTCGTCTATTACAAACCCTCGGCCGGCAGCCTGGGACACGGCATCTACCGCCTGACCTACCTGCCGAAGAAAGGGTATTTCGCCCGGTACCGCAGGAACGGCAAGAATGTGCTGCTGCGCTTCACCAGCTTCGACAGCCTGATGCGTATGCTGCGGGGACGCCATGGGCAGAGCATGCAGAACTATGTGGTCCAGCAGGGTATCCGCCTTATTGAGATTGACAACTGCCCGATTGATTTCCGCTTCCACATGCACAAGAACGGCAGCAATCAATGGGTCGTCGTCGGAATCGGGGCCAAAAAAGCCGGACGGGGCAGTGTCACCACTCATCTGAAGAACGGCGGAGCGCTATTGACCCCGCAGCAGGCCCTCGGCCGTGTGTTCGGGGCCAGATCAGATGAAGTCCTCCAGCGCGCCAAGACCACTGCCGTCAAGCTGGCAGAATCTTTGGAGATCCAGCACCGCCATCTGCTCGGCGAGATCGGGTTCGACCTCGGCATTGACCAGGATGAGGATATCTGGATGTTCGAGGCCAATGCCAAACCGGGACGCTCTATCTTCCGCCACCCCTCCCTGCGCGCTGAGGGCAAAGCTTCCATTGAGCACATCCTGGAGCATTGTCTGTATCTCAGCAAATTCCGCAGGAGGGATGACTTGTGA
- a CDS encoding YheC/YheD family endospore coat-associated protein: MTTTAMGFLGIMTGRRHGIPPIAEPEFCSHLCRAAPLYELKVLIFHPEGVAADGSYVRGYEWQNGQWEPVQAPAPDILYNRCFYRTPEEKRAAAAALSVLTRCLPWSRGLPDKWGVYEILRRSPAAAPLLPETELYSNREALGNMLAGREYGVFLKPRTGSHGKRTLHAVLLGRSEGGGVKVRGRDRDNKPFQYVFGTLDEGLEWIGRFIGQHRYIIQPYLHLTGSGGQPFDVRVLMQKNGTGAWTLTGMAVRLGTRGSLTSNLHGGGTAVPALPFLLDEYGAGGRDLLEELTLASALLPPLLEESCGRLGELGLDFGIDAGGRIYLLEANSKPGRTVFRLTGDRRAARLAAENPLRYARHLLLTSSSHHKLPPGQLRSHGRMISMVPKEDS; encoded by the coding sequence ATGACCACAACAGCAATGGGGTTCCTTGGCATTATGACAGGCCGTCGCCACGGGATTCCTCCCATCGCAGAGCCGGAGTTCTGCAGTCATCTCTGCCGTGCGGCCCCGCTGTATGAGTTGAAGGTCCTGATCTTTCATCCGGAGGGTGTGGCTGCAGACGGCTCCTATGTCCGCGGATATGAGTGGCAGAACGGACAATGGGAGCCTGTGCAGGCTCCGGCGCCCGACATTCTCTATAACCGCTGCTTCTACCGGACACCGGAGGAGAAAAGAGCAGCAGCGGCTGCCCTGTCTGTATTGACCCGCTGTCTGCCCTGGTCACGCGGGCTTCCTGATAAATGGGGAGTCTACGAGATTCTGCGGCGCAGCCCCGCTGCCGCCCCCCTGCTGCCGGAAACTGAGCTATACAGCAACCGCGAAGCGCTTGGCAATATGCTCGCCGGAAGGGAATACGGCGTCTTTCTGAAGCCCCGGACCGGCTCCCACGGCAAGCGCACCCTGCACGCCGTACTGCTCGGCAGAAGCGAAGGCGGCGGAGTGAAGGTGCGGGGCAGAGACCGGGATAACAAACCTTTTCAATATGTTTTCGGTACGCTGGACGAAGGTCTGGAATGGATCGGCCGCTTCATCGGCCAGCACCGCTATATCATACAGCCTTACCTGCATCTCACCGGCAGCGGAGGACAGCCGTTCGATGTACGTGTTCTGATGCAGAAGAACGGCACGGGTGCCTGGACCCTGACCGGCATGGCCGTCCGGCTCGGCACCCGGGGATCACTGACCTCCAATCTGCACGGCGGAGGCACGGCCGTTCCTGCTCTCCCCTTCCTGCTGGACGAATACGGCGCGGGAGGAAGAGACCTGCTGGAGGAGCTGACCCTGGCGTCTGCGCTCCTGCCTCCGCTGCTGGAAGAATCCTGCGGCAGACTCGGAGAGCTGGGCCTGGATTTTGGCATCGATGCCGGAGGGAGAATCTATCTGCTGGAAGCCAATTCCAAGCCAGGGCGCACGGTGTTCCGGCTGACGGGCGACCGCCGGGCTGCTAGACTCGCCGCCGAGAACCCGCTGCGCTATGCGCGCCATCTGCTGCTTACCTCAAGCAGCCATCACAAGCTGCCTCCCGGGCAGCTCCGTTCACACGGGAGAATGATATCTATGGTTCCAAAGGAGGATTCATAA
- a CDS encoding YheC/YheD family endospore coat-associated protein, with protein sequence MSKLKIPVQTVHSGILQENAVMLGDKSMKRLKIPAHGTIQLNFGSFRQEVTVIPVPKSDSLRVSEALARRLGLRQRLTLNASYSTGSRILRLGPMIGVLVSRDHPEQPERVFGQITMFCRELTHACHAQGAYVYFFTPEALESRTTTIQGWVYDEGWRKLSLPVADVINNRLTTRKVENKPSVQHFLADVKSRYGTHFFNEKFLDKTEVFEALALDPALQRYLPESHALNGFAILKKMCSSYPSVFLKPVRGSLGKGILRISKEEGGGYRLLSTTPMGTRKQSYSSLAKLFQSIAPKMKTTRFQIQQGLSLMELGRRPVDFRALVQKNGTGKWGVTSIVARTAGSNHFVSNLARGGTLSTVKEAVSKSSLPAGVKESTQIQLPRAALAIARGVETYIPAHFGELGIDLALDQSGRIWLLEVNSKPSKNDNTPLNDQKIRPSVKQMILYCRYLAGL encoded by the coding sequence ATGTCTAAGCTAAAGATCCCGGTTCAAACGGTCCACTCGGGCATCCTGCAGGAAAATGCTGTAATGCTAGGCGACAAATCCATGAAGAGGCTCAAAATACCGGCGCACGGAACCATTCAGCTGAACTTCGGCTCTTTCCGGCAGGAGGTTACCGTAATTCCTGTTCCCAAATCCGACAGTCTGCGCGTTAGCGAGGCACTCGCCCGGCGGCTTGGCTTAAGACAGCGCTTGACGCTTAACGCTTCCTACAGCACCGGCAGCCGCATTCTGCGTCTGGGGCCGATGATTGGCGTCCTGGTGAGCCGGGACCATCCCGAACAGCCGGAGCGGGTCTTCGGCCAGATCACCATGTTCTGCCGGGAGCTGACTCATGCCTGCCATGCACAAGGCGCTTATGTCTATTTCTTCACCCCGGAAGCGCTGGAATCACGCACCACTACCATCCAGGGCTGGGTCTACGATGAGGGCTGGCGGAAGCTGAGTCTTCCTGTTGCCGATGTGATCAACAATCGGCTGACCACGCGAAAGGTAGAGAATAAACCTAGCGTACAGCATTTTTTGGCAGATGTAAAATCCCGCTACGGAACTCACTTCTTCAACGAAAAGTTCCTAGACAAGACGGAGGTATTCGAGGCGCTGGCTCTAGACCCCGCCCTGCAGCGGTACTTGCCCGAATCGCATGCCCTGAACGGCTTCGCCATACTCAAAAAAATGTGCAGCAGCTACCCCAGCGTGTTCCTGAAGCCGGTACGCGGCAGCCTGGGCAAGGGCATTCTGCGCATTTCCAAGGAGGAAGGCGGCGGCTACCGGCTGCTGTCCACCACTCCGATGGGTACACGCAAGCAGAGCTATTCCAGCCTGGCGAAGCTATTTCAGTCCATTGCCCCCAAGATGAAAACCACCCGCTTCCAGATCCAGCAGGGTCTCTCCCTGATGGAGCTTGGACGGCGGCCGGTCGATTTCCGGGCACTGGTACAGAAGAACGGCACCGGCAAATGGGGCGTCACCTCCATCGTGGCCCGGACCGCCGGAAGTAATCATTTCGTATCCAATCTTGCCCGTGGCGGTACGCTCAGTACAGTCAAGGAGGCCGTCAGCAAAAGCAGTCTTCCGGCCGGTGTCAAAGAGAGCACCCAGATTCAGCTGCCCAGAGCAGCGCTGGCCATTGCAAGAGGGGTTGAGACCTACATTCCCGCCCATTTCGGGGAACTCGGCATCGACCTCGCACTTGACCAATCCGGCCGGATCTGGCTGCTGGAGGTCAACTCCAAGCCGTCCAAGAACGACAACACCCCCCTGAATGATCAGAAAATCAGACCCTCAGTCAAACAAATGATTCTATACTGCCGTTATCTGGCCGGGTTATAA
- a CDS encoding YlbF family regulator, with the protein MNVIDKAHELARAIKDSSEVSDITSAMKVIEADPESKAMLDNFRQSQIELQQRMMSGDMPPQEDMEKMEKLFEVLNLNLGIRRLFDAERRLSVVIEDVNKIITDSLSQMYGAQ; encoded by the coding sequence ATGAACGTGATTGACAAGGCGCATGAATTGGCGCGTGCCATTAAAGACAGCAGTGAGGTATCTGATATTACCAGTGCAATGAAGGTGATCGAAGCAGATCCGGAGAGCAAGGCGATGCTCGACAACTTCCGCCAGAGCCAGATTGAGCTGCAGCAGCGGATGATGAGCGGGGACATGCCTCCACAGGAGGACATGGAGAAGATGGAGAAGCTCTTTGAGGTGCTTAACCTGAACCTGGGCATCCGCCGTCTGTTCGACGCAGAACGCCGCCTCAGTGTAGTCATCGAAGATGTGAACAAAATCATCACAGACAGCCTGTCCCAAATGTACGGCGCACAATAA
- a CDS encoding DRTGG domain-containing protein: protein MEGQGDNITKHEQLLQHIESLKVGTKISVRKLAKEMGVSEGTAYRAVKEAENLGIVITKERIGTVRVEKKPRNISEQLTFADVVDIVEGHVLGGAEGLNKHLHKYVIGAMKVDAMIRYIDADSLLIVGNRDDVHSLALEQGAGVLVTGGFGTSREVKALADALDLPVISSRHDTFTVASMINRAIFDRLIKKKIMLVEDIVEGKLRLNTLKISSTVGELRELSQASGEQRFPVTDEWNRVIGIIGRRDVEDLSEGQIIEKAMVRSPVTAALQTSLASAAQIMMWEGIDFLPIVDRNRKLVGSVTRREVLQSLRDASNQPQLGETFDHLIWNGFADERDEEGRLFFHGFITPQMATDLGTISEGVLSTLMTLSAFKAAKDITGNDYVLDNMSTYFIRPVQIEHSITVMPKLLEISRRTCKLEIEISYMDTIVAKAVLMLQSIDHG from the coding sequence TTGGAAGGTCAAGGCGATAATATCACAAAGCATGAACAACTGCTGCAGCACATTGAAAGTCTGAAGGTGGGAACCAAGATCTCCGTCCGCAAGCTGGCGAAGGAGATGGGGGTCAGCGAAGGTACGGCTTACCGTGCAGTGAAGGAAGCGGAGAACCTGGGAATCGTCATCACCAAGGAACGGATTGGCACGGTCCGGGTGGAGAAGAAGCCGCGCAATATTTCCGAACAGCTTACCTTCGCGGATGTGGTGGATATCGTCGAGGGGCATGTGCTTGGCGGAGCAGAGGGGCTGAACAAGCATCTTCATAAATATGTGATCGGTGCGATGAAGGTCGATGCCATGATTCGGTACATCGATGCGGACAGTCTGCTGATCGTAGGGAACCGCGATGATGTGCACTCGCTTGCACTGGAGCAGGGGGCAGGCGTCCTTGTAACGGGGGGCTTCGGCACCAGCCGCGAGGTCAAAGCGCTGGCTGATGCGCTGGACCTGCCGGTCATCTCGTCCAGGCATGATACATTTACGGTGGCTTCGATGATTAACCGCGCGATCTTTGACCGGCTGATCAAGAAGAAGATTATGCTGGTCGAGGATATCGTGGAGGGCAAGCTGCGCCTGAATACACTCAAAATCTCCAGCACCGTAGGAGAGCTGCGTGAACTGTCGCAGGCCAGCGGCGAGCAGCGGTTCCCGGTCACGGATGAGTGGAACCGGGTCATCGGGATAATAGGCCGGCGTGATGTGGAGGATCTCAGCGAAGGGCAAATTATTGAAAAGGCGATGGTGCGCAGTCCGGTCACCGCTGCACTCCAGACCTCGCTGGCTTCGGCGGCGCAGATTATGATGTGGGAGGGGATCGATTTTCTGCCCATTGTGGACCGCAACCGCAAGCTGGTAGGGTCGGTCACCCGGCGTGAAGTGTTGCAGAGCCTGCGCGACGCCAGCAATCAGCCGCAGCTTGGAGAGACGTTCGATCATCTGATCTGGAACGGGTTCGCGGATGAGCGGGATGAGGAGGGAAGATTATTCTTCCACGGCTTCATTACCCCGCAGATGGCAACTGATCTGGGGACGATCTCGGAAGGGGTTCTGTCCACCCTGATGACCCTGTCCGCCTTCAAAGCAGCCAAGGACATCACCGGGAACGACTATGTACTGGACAATATGTCCACCTATTTCATCCGTCCGGTACAGATCGAGCATTCCATCACCGTCATGCCGAAGCTGCTGGAGATCAGCCGCCGCACCTGCAAGCTGGAGATCGAGATCAGCTATATGGATACCATTGTAGCCAAGGCTGTTCTGATGCTCCAGTCGATTGACCATGGGTAG
- a CDS encoding YtpI family protein: MIMFIKYLLFALLVIFMVCAAAYSISSRRTADPLIQGTRRSIMNMLLGGMLVTLSLMSMFIFRGSTLNVVIEAAFLLLGLFNIFSGLRSFSYYSRMRSGS, encoded by the coding sequence ATGATTATGTTCATTAAGTATCTGCTGTTTGCCCTGCTCGTTATCTTCATGGTATGCGCCGCCGCGTACAGCATCTCTTCCCGCAGAACCGCCGACCCGCTCATACAAGGCACCAGACGCTCGATCATGAATATGCTGCTGGGCGGAATGCTGGTCACGCTTTCACTCATGTCGATGTTCATCTTCCGCGGCTCGACGCTTAACGTGGTCATTGAGGCTGCTTTTCTGCTGCTGGGCCTGTTCAATATCTTCTCGGGACTGCGCAGCTTCAGCTACTACAGCCGGATGCGCAGCGGAAGCTGA